The Rhineura floridana isolate rRhiFlo1 chromosome 10, rRhiFlo1.hap2, whole genome shotgun sequence genome includes a region encoding these proteins:
- the LOC133365482 gene encoding uncharacterized protein LOC133365482 — MPVAGFAAESSSQLVRPLESQLVDPEEAKLESEVQKGGPVHEEEEGMKQCQLPTATSAEQQVPWFGFEKACTFVSQSGKNVVVRCNYCLPRIKNLRSAVSSSSNVKKHFERAHPEKLRAIEEAIKARRRGLPEPMHDTPPPKMLKQQQTTLERRGSGRDLLLLAACVHPRFKLDRLESCQATIHTNKYTMEALLKAEIKMGVLNEDSDQSSDKDQEGDDLEDDFFNFLPQGKKSAVDTAEEELVRYLRSPSREVSSLHGFPHVLRCFLQHNTGMPSSAAVERLFSTGGNVMTVKRHSLSDMLFEHLVLLRHNRNIL; from the exons atgcctgttgcaggttttgctgctgagagcagcagtcagttagtgcggccacttgagtcacagcttgttgatcctgaggaggcaaaactagaaagtgaggttcagaaaggaggccctgtccacgaggaggaggagggcatgaagcagtgccagttgcccacagccacatctgcagaacagcaagtaccatggtttggctttgagaaagcttgtacatttgtgagccagagtgggaaaaatgttgttgtacgatgcaattactgccttccaaggatcaaaaatctgagatcagctgtttcctcctcatccaatgtgaagaaacattttgag agggcacaccctgagaagctgagagcaattgaagaagcaataaaggcaaggagacgtggccttcctgaaccaatgcatgacacccctcctcccaaaatgctgaagcagcagcagacaacccttgagaggaggggatctggcagggatctgcttcttctggcagcctgcgtacaccctcgcttcaaactagatcgactggaatcgtgtcaggccaccattcataccaacaa atacacaatggaagccttgttgaaagctgaaataaagatgggtgtacttaatgaggacagtgatcagtcttcagataaagaccaggaaggagatgacttagaagatgacttctttaactttctgccccagggcaagaagtcagcagtggacactgctgaggaggaactggtgaggtacctgaggtctcccagcagggaagtgtcatcactccatggctttccacatgtgctgcggtgttttttgcagcacaacacaggcatgccttcaagcgccgcagtagaacgcctgttcagtactggtggcaacgtaatgactgtaaaaagacattccttgtctgacatgctctttgagcatcttgttcttttgagacataacagaaacatattataa